GGCTTTTTGGTTCTAAGTGTTTCTTGTTTCTCTTTCTTGCTAACTTGTGCCTAGGGTTCTGGgtttttgttctttgtgtgtctcctttcatttcctttcagcAGCCATGAAGACCCGATGTCGTGGTTCCACCTCCAAAGTTGTGAAGCCTTAGAAGGAGATAGTTCCTGAGATGGTTCCCTCAGTCACTCCACCAATTCCAATGTCAATCCCACCTGTCGCTGCTTCATCGCCCCTAGCTGCCTCTACTCATCCAGGCCGTCGACCTAAAACCACAGCAAGGAAGAATGTCCTTGCCTTTCCATGTCCTGAGGGATCTCCATTAATTGGGGCCTCTAGTAAAGGCGTGACCTTTCCTGACCTCAATGTGCAGCAAAACCTACCCTCGGCGGTTCCATTCACCTCACCCGAAGGTCCTGCCAAACAGAAGCCCTCTTCGACCCCAAGCCCTCCACAGTCTGTCTCCACAGAAGTCAAGACCAATCCATCTGCTCAAGACTCTGAGTCTTCATTGTCTCCTCATGTATTGACACTTAAGGCAAAGGGCAAGCGTAAATCCAAAGTCGCTAGCCCAAAGCTGACCAAGAAGGCCAAAGTAGCCCAGGCGAAAGGTActagctccatctctgattcCACTCCCTTATCCAAATTCAAAATGAAGGCAAAAATTAATCCTCCTACTTGCACCTCCTCGGAGGATGTCTCTCCTGAAACTGAAGATTCATTACCTAAGCTAGACCAATCTCTGACTGAGTTGATTCATGAAGAACCACAAGAAGATCCTCTTCTTGAAGATTCGGAGGAGGAGACAAAATCTGAAGAAGACTCATCAGAAACCACTCATGTTGCCTCTGATCCCAAAGGCAAAAAGCCATTGGCTTTTCCTGAATTGTCTACCAAAAGCACCAAACCCAAAGGTGCCCCAATTCACTCTTCAGGTTCCTCTTTCAAAGCTCATTATCT
The Humulus lupulus chromosome 6, drHumLupu1.1, whole genome shotgun sequence DNA segment above includes these coding regions:
- the LOC133785435 gene encoding uncharacterized protein LOC133785435; its protein translation is MVPSVTPPIPMSIPPVAASSPLAASTHPGRRPKTTARKNVLAFPCPEGSPLIGASSKGVTFPDLNVQQNLPSAVPFTSPEGPAKQKPSSTPSPPQSVSTEVKTNPSAQDSESSLSPHVLTLKAKGKRKSKVASPKLTKKAKVAQAKGTSSISDSTPLSKFKMKAKINPPTCTSSEDVSPETEDSLPKLDQSLTELIHEEPQEDPLLEDSEEETKSEEDSSETTHVASDPKGKKPLAFPELSTKSTKPKGAPIHSSGSSFKAHYLTFCVLMVYVSGHWYKFSPAEIEIDDSIEFAKDQVLSELVGQSMVWEPSASLRVSDLTHYYCALFKFSMFNWLPTTHFSNITQDMAFLLFKIGIGITVDLPFAIFDQIVSLSGEKCKGQHLMFPQVIYKLLDSQQPLTKSYETLIPPLIGPTYTVKEVKDDNAPTTVRKVKGINLAGSGSGDVEPDSPALQTTLTSI